ACTAGGGAAAACGACTTTTTTAGGACGACATCGTTGCATTTCATTCGGCCCAAAGGATTTTTACAAGAGTAAAAACGACAGAAAGATTACATAATTAAGTTAATTATAATTGGAAGCGGTATGTAACACGTGTTAACTGTGGAGGCTTCAAAGAAAATCACGTAACTTACAAGTGTGTTCTTCAAAGAGGAGACGACAGATACGACCGTCGAAAAAGCTTGTCATGGAATTCACTCTTCAAATCTTTTATCTTCTCTGTCGCTGCTCTATTCACTTATACCATGGTACCTTCCAAGCTAACCTCGAATACTTGATCAAAATTACTTTGATTCACCGGAAATTCCACAACAAAGAAtgcatgagacaaaactgacgACCGCATTTGTTGGACCATAGAAACACCCAcgctacaagaaaacagcggtatactgagagaaaaaatcgtcggtatgtcgttggaataacgctattccgacgatataccgacgaaaaaaatcttcggaaataattcctcggaaattcatctttcctcggaaatccctcggaaatttccgatggaattccgaggaaaccctatttccgaggaccacaagttcgtcggaaattcctcggaatatctgaggaagatgtcgtcggaatattccaagggataaacttcctcggaatatttccaaaattaaaaaaaaaaattataaatttatttttttaaattaaaattcaaaaatataaaattaaaattgaaatagaaaacatatttaaaatacaaaaaaataataaaatagttttataaataaaaaaaaaattttataaatacaaaattagttttaataaatatgaaatcatctttttataaatacaaaaaataataaaatagtgtttataaatcaaaaaatgttttataaatacaaaattagttttataaatataaatatttttatagatatgaaatcatctttttataaatacaaaatagtttttataaatacaaaaaataataaaatagtgtttataaatcaaaaaaaatattttataaatacaaaattaatttcaaaatatgaaatcatcttttataaatccaaaaaacgaatttatatacaaagaacggtttgtatatttaaaaatagtttttataaatacaaaaataaaaaaaataatgtttataaatcaaaaaaatgttttataaatacaaaattagttttaataaatataaatatttttataaatatgaaatcatcttttataaatccaaaaatcgaatttatatacaaaaaacgttttctaaaatcgaatttatatagaaaaaacgttttgtaaataaaaaaataatgaacaatttataaacaaagttctaaatcaattcaacacaaccaaatcacaattctaaacctattacacaacaaatcacaatcctacccaatcaccctaacaaaaatctatcaaaaaccttctaaaatcatcaaatctacttaaaaacctaacaaataggacctaagagagtgggatagggtccttacatgatttgtaagagaatggaaaggattcgccggagagatcgtcgcgagagaaggtggagaacgccggaaggagagagagatcgccggagaggaagaagatgcgtttcgagtttataaaaccttgggtccgacggatattttccgtcggaattccctcagtattttcaatttcaattttcgcgaaatatttagcggcttgtttgcccggttaaatgaaaatattccgaggaaattccgacggccacttaaatatccgtcggaatttcttcggaatattttcattaattcgaggaaaaagaatatcctgtgcatgtatttctattaatttatattgttcctcggaatttcctcggaatattccgaggaattaccgaggaaataccgaggaactagtgtttggggtttcaaaacatcaattttttttgccgtatttcatttcttatacaattgtaatgcataccattgaggattctttgtatagatgagcataaaccatgaaataacaaatttcaaaacgaattgtaagtattctctttaccgttcattaaagtgtataagtgtttctcttatgctgtggagatttcgttcatacaatcggaaaagtgtttattatagggtaagtaacaaatttttgacttcataatgaacataagacacttaataagggttatataggtgttattcaaaccgcaaaacattgttttcggtttaaaaaccctatttcctcggaatttcctcggaatattccgagagaattccgaggaaacccttttcttcctcggaattccgtcgaaatattccgagaaaattccgaggaaattccgaggaactagtgtttggggtttcaaaacgtcatttttttttaaacggatcgatcgatgaatatatgtccaaaaacgcatcgatcgatcactaagatggaccaaagcgtaacaatgtgatcgatcgatgagattatcccatcgatcgatcgaggatatcaagtgttcctcggaatttcctcggaatattccgaggaaattccgaggaactagtgtttggggtttcaaaatctcgaatgtttttttataaacggatcgatcgatggatttatgtccaaaaacgcatcgatcgatcactaagatggaccaaagcgtaacaatgtgatcgatcgatgggtatatgtccaaaaacgcatcgatcgatcactagttcgtcggaatttcctcggaattttgtaaaatccctataatatttcctcggaattcatcggttttttccgaagaacacatttttcctcggaatttcctcggaatattcttacggattgatatttcctcggaattccgtcggtatattccgagaatttcattttccgtcggaatgtccgtcagaataccgctgttttcttgtagtgccacTCTTCTTCACAAATGGCTGGAGTGATCCACATCAACTCTCAATCAAAAATACTTTCGTCAACCCCATAACCAGCTTACTGGCAAAGGAAGAGATATTCGTCAAAAGAGAGGTGAAAGTGAATGGTAAATAGAAGAAATTGATCAAATCATCGAAAAGATTTAAATGAAAACCGAGTGAAAGACACTAAATTCAATttcagtaaataaaaaaaaaaacaaattttgaaaatctcTTCAACTGAGATTGATGGACAAAAAGTCGCCAAAAACTAAAGTAAATCGACAAACCCAAAAAACATAGTCGTCGAAATGATCAAGATCTattacaacaacaaaagaaatttaACTTAATCTCTCAgctatttgaaattaaaaagagGAAAATAATTGATTGAGAGTCGCTGAAGATGGAAAAAACGCCGGTATATTTAAACaaagtaaaatttttaaaatggtaCTTAAAAAGAACACAGAGTGTAAATGTAGCTAATTATTTGTTTGTTCGAAATAAGTTCCCATTTTCCATTAATTTAGAAAGAAGGTAGAGGGAGATAGGTAAAGGGTGTGATTTTGGTTATACAATGAATCATGGGTTTTTGTTTGGGTTATATCACctaatcctactatatattaattgagaagtcactttattattttttacttacgTGTCAATCATAGGTGAACTCttacaaaattgttataatttaatttttatttattttaattagatctaaAAAAAACGTAAGTCTATAACCAACTAATATCAGTtgccaaatataaaatattagtttttttaacgctgatttattatgatattacaattatgagaaagattacatagacgatccgacaaccgacaatactacctgccttataAGGATCTACGCcaaactgcatcacctgagctgTCCTACGAAGATCACGTCTGGCCGagtttacttgcaccatgttaaAGATCCCTTGTAAGCCTTTCCTccgtagtctgcataattgtttaataaatcgcttTCTCCGGGAATTGAAACATGGACCTGATGGTGTAAAAGCATTAATAAACCCTTAGTCAAACCATTGGACTAAGGGGGCTTccacaatataaaatattagttacCTTATGGTAActcttaaatataaaaaaatgatcaatttatttctttttctattatttcaacaattagttaccataatgTAACTAtaatttcaacaattagttaccataaattattatttgtaatattatcatgtaatattatttaaaagtaaGCAAAATTGTtatgtaatataattttaacaatTAGTCACCTATGATCGACACGTAAGCAAAATACACTAAAGTGTTCAAAATACAGACGTAGataactaattgttgaaattattacaaataatgatttatggtaactaattgttgaaattatagaaagataaataaattgatgatttttttatatttaaaaaatacaaaaaataataaatgacaaaccgtttatataaatcaatataatgattttatattcttatttaaagcattatattttatataaattatcataatataaaaatgaatcaatttttttttctataattacCATAAGGTAACTAtaatttcaacaattagttaccataaatcattatttgtaatattattatgtaatattatttaaaagtaattaaGCAAAATTGTTATGTATAATTTCAACAATTAGTCACCTATGATCGACACATAAGCAAAATTCACTAAAGTGTTCAAAATACAGACATaggtaactaattgttgaaattatggcaaataatgatttatggtaactaattgttgaaattatagaaagagaaataaattgatgatttttatatttaaaaatagataaaataataaacgacaaaacttttatataaatcaatataataattttatattcttatttaaaagcattatattttatataaattatcataataactattaacatcttctttttttttaacacaaactaTTAACATCTTCTAAAGTTCATATTatatgctttataaatcatctataaaaacatttatcaaattatttatcttgccttattgtatactttaaattattataagagtttataagtCATCTATAAGAGCTTAAAATCAAAGGTATATatcatactatatattaattgagaagtcattTAAGAGATTTTTGGTTATGTATCGATCATTTATGAAATCTTAAAAAACAGTTATAAATTGATTGTCGatgatttataatttatttttatttattttagttagatttaaaagaaaaaaataagtctATAAACAGTTAATATCACTTGCCAAAaatctacataatattacaaataattatttatggtaattAATCGTTGAGACTATAGaaagaataataatatttgatcatttttttatatatttatagactACAGAAAATAGTAAAcaaaaaagtttattaaaattgatataatgattttatattcttatataaagccttatatttgtatatggtcttatatttatatataaagtattataataactattaatatctaataaaattcatacatgctttataaatcatttataaaaattataaatacatttataaaattatttatcttggtttatcatatgattttatttatgaTAAGAGGTTTTAATTTACTTATACAAGctcataaattaatttataaaatctatttttaaatttcattttatattaaatgataaatcacttaattgattttttcttaGGTGTCGATCATATATagagtttgagaaaaaaatattataatttgatttgttaatggattttcaatttttatttatattatgagAATGAAAATTAGTTCTAGAAATAGTTTTATCAGTATCCAAACGGCCTAAATATATTGCACAAAATAAtttatggtaattaaatatgtgatttatataatatatataatgcttcataaaatcaattttacaatcaagtatttctaaactatataaaatatttcaaaagtttcaGTATTATAGACTTACAAAAACTTAagtagttttattaaaaactgaatTATGAATATTATACGTAACTAATTTTAGTTCAATTatcaatacaaaatatcaaaaaatatttaaaaatagtcaTACTatcttttttaaacaattattctaagaaaaatatttaacaaaatacttaatgataaaaacatattttaatttggaaaattataataaatatattatcacaaaaaattcaaatctgCGAAACGGAAGTCATCCACCTGGTTTCCcttaatttaatttgtttgaaaaagacAACAATGATTAATAATCTTATATTCTCATTTATAACTTAACAAGGTAATGAAATCTTCGAGAATAAGACTGGGGTCCACACTTTTCACTATCTCTTTCGAAATTGGGAAAAATGGGCCACCATCTTCGTCGTCGCTTATGACGTGCAGCATTGTTCTTCGCTCTAGATTATGATTAAATTGTTTAATGACACGTCTACCattattgttttgttaattGAATCGCATATAAGTTTAGGTTTTGTCAATTCAgtcgtatatataaattttgttttgcaaTATGTGTACATTTTCCAAAAAAGTATATTGAAGAATTAAAACATCGCCACTACCgcattttgtttcataattcCTCGGGAGGGGGgatttgtcttcttttttttttgaaacactatcTATATAAGGCAACCTTTCCTACCGCTCaaacatttaattaaaaaaaagcatTTCACACTCTCGattaggcctgggcaaaataaccgaaaccgaagaaccgaaccggaaccaaaccgaaatacccgaaaccggaaccggactAATATCCTCAAATatccgaacggttcctatatttttatatccaaaataaccgaaccgaaccggaaccgaaaccgagaaccgaacgggtatccgaatatataaaaatattaattatatatacatataacatcactaaatatatatttttaatttaaaattctattaaatgtatctgaaaatagttgaggataactaaattattataaagtatccaaactacccgaaagtatccgaaactatcgagatagttttatccgaaattatcgagatagttttatccgaaatatccaaagtaatccgaaatatccaaattttttatctaaatcatcctaattatttgatattttaccctaaataatcgttattttatccaaattatccgaactacccgaactatccgaacccgaaccggatccaaatgagaaccgaactttttccggatattttccggttcctacatttactatccgaaccgaactgaACCCGAAACTagccgaaccgaaccgaaccgaaaataggtcaagtactaaatggatcctctagcccctatcctaactacccaaaacccgaaatacccgaaccgaaccgaacctaTACCCGAAATGCCAAGGCCTACTCTCGATTTCGTTTGTGTGTCCCGAATAAAACCTACTCTAATGGCTTATAAGTTTATAACATATGACCCTAATCAGACCGGAATAAAACAACTAATGAAACAAAGATCTCTATGAAAAGAACGAGTAGTCATGGTTAAAGAATCAACCATCCTATTTTTGTACTCTTGAAATACGGAAGATCTTGAATTTTAGAAAACATATCTGAAAAGTCTGAACCGCCTCTAATTTTGTTGCAAAAATTGACCAGGTTCGGAGTTcttttatcattgcaatcaggtcCTTGCAATCTGTCTAAAAATTCTAACAAGTCGAAGGTTGGAGCATGTTTTCTGTAATCTATCTCGGTGCTTCCAGTTCTGTATACAAAACAATCAAGTCGATATTTATTTTGTCAAAGATTTGTTGCACACATATCTAAAAGTCTTTAACTCTTGATAGCTACTAAAAGTCATCACCTAAAgctattttataatttagttcgttagagcatctttatcgcAGTATTTTAGTTGGGTTCTTAATgtaattatgattttaaaaaaattaaaaaaagctATTAATTGAACAAACGTTTCTTAATTAAACGTTAGAAGAGGCGTCTCTTAAGAGACACGTGTCCCCATGAGAGAGTTTTATGTTTAGCTTTATCTCTCTCGACGgatctctcctcctctctctctccaatccacCGTCCCGACGTCGTCCAATCCCTCGATTTATCTCTCCGACTCACCTCCTCCAAAACCTAAAAACCAGCACTTCTTATTTTGTTCTGATCTCTTCAACCTATTCACTCCTCCGCCTCTGAAACCTCCATCACCGTACTCATCAGCCACCACCACATGTCCCTCACCAGCAGCGTGTCATACCCTCTCTGTGCTAAGCATCTCTTTGCTAACTCGCACGCTCAtcctttgttttctctctctGACCGTCTTTACCTTTTGattcttccttcttctcctaTCAAACAGACAGATCTTCCATTAGTCTCAAGGGTAATGGCTTTACTCTACTGTTAGATTGATTGTTCTGATAAAGTTGATTCCTTTCTCTGTAGAGAGTAGTGTATCTGTTTACTTTCTCCCATGTTCATTGGTTCAACAGTTTCCTTCCGAGATGAAGACATCAAATGAGAAAGGTAAAGCTAAGACCACCAAGGAAGCCTTGAAGCTAGTTGATGACAAGTTAATCCATTATTACCTCTCTCTGAAACATGTtatgtaataataataactGATTATGGGTGCTGATAAATGGATTGTCTTTAGTATCTTTGGTTAGCTTTAGCTGTGTTGAAAGAGTAAAAGATACATCATGTTGTTGACTTTGTAGATTCTGTTTTTGATATTCAGGAAGGTGGGAAAGAGGAAGGCACCAGCTGAGAAGCCTAGCAAGCAGGAGAAGAAGGCTAAGAAGGACCTTAACAAACCCAAGAGAGCTCCTAGTGCCTTCTTTGTCTTCCTGTAAGTATCGTTggatgttgttttttttgtttctttctaagTTAAGTGGGTTGggtttctttgtttcattgtgATCTTAATGTGGTTTGGCAAATTATCAGTAATGAGTTGTATATGTGAATATTTTCAGTTACAATAAACTCTGAGGAATCTGGTCGACGAAGAAACATGCGCCGATGCTTACATAGCACAACAATAGAACTAGTCTCTTCATGTAATGATGGTTCCATTCTTATAACCAGCccaataataacaaaataataattttacttaACAGTTTTGTGGTTTCTTTGTTTCCTATAAGATGAGTGATTCATCTCAATAAAGGTTTTCTGATACGTTGATTGATCTTTTTGACTGTCTTGCAGGCCAAAAATGTATGGGGTTGTTGGTGTGGTCACTTGATGTTTATGTCCTAACAAATGAGACCAATGAAAGTCAAAAAGATCGTTTAAGTCAAAAAGTCAAAAAGATCGGTTAAGTCGATGTTACTTCATGTCTATTTCGTTACTGATATGAAGTTGTAGCTTCTTATGTTTGTTCGTCATGTCTTCTCGTGTGGTCTTGTGAAATCACATGTTTTGTATTGTTGTTGTGTTGTTGTGTAGTCTTGTGTCACAGACTAGAGTGTGGTTGATTCACATGTTTTGTATTGTTGTTGTGTTGTtctatatatgtgtttattcaGATTGGTCATTTTAT
The window above is part of the Brassica napus cultivar Da-Ae chromosome C3, Da-Ae, whole genome shotgun sequence genome. Proteins encoded here:
- the LOC106421238 gene encoding uncharacterized protein LOC106421238 isoform X1, whose amino-acid sequence is MSLTSSVSYPLCAKHLFANSHAHPLFSLSDRLYLLILPSSPIKQTDLPLVSRFPSEMKTSNEKGRWERGRHQLRSLASRRRRLRRTLTNPRELLVPSLSSFTINSEESGRRRNMRRCLHSTTIELVSSCQKCMGLLVWSLDVYVLTNETNESQKDRLSQKVKKIG
- the LOC106421238 gene encoding uncharacterized protein LOC106421238 isoform X3, whose product is MSLTSSVSYPLCAKHLFANSHAHPLFSLSDRLYLLILPSSPIKQTDLPLVSRFPSEMKTSNEKGRWERGRHQLRSLASRRRRLRRTLTNPRELLVPSLSSCQKCMGLLVWSLDVYVLTNETNESQKDRLSQKVKKIG
- the LOC106421238 gene encoding uncharacterized protein LOC106421238 isoform X2, with amino-acid sequence MSLTSSVSYPLCAKHLFANSHAHPLFSLSDRLYLLILPSSPIKQTDLPLVSRFPSEMKTSNEKGRWERGRHQLRSLASRRRRLRRTLTNPRELLVPSLSSFTINSEESGRRRNMRRCLHSTTIELVSSCNAKNVWGCWCGHLMFMS
- the LOC106421238 gene encoding uncharacterized protein LOC106421238 isoform X4, producing the protein MSLTSSVSYPLCAKHLFANSHAHPLFSLSDRLYLLILPSSPIKQTDLPLVSRFPSEMKTSNEKGKAKTTKEALKLVDDKKVGKRKAPAEKPSKQEKKAKKDLNKPKRAPSAFFVFLPKMYGVVGVVT